From Micromonospora rifamycinica, a single genomic window includes:
- a CDS encoding HAD family hydrolase, protein MLPLPPGDFRAYLFDCDGTIVDSMPVHHLAWRAALDEWGCDLPEDLFYAWGGRPVADIVVDLNARHGLSMPVELVARRREDAYQSFLPQLTAVPGVLAHIEQAYRRVPFAVVSGSTRESVTASLTALGLLDRFDALVCAEDYARAKPDPECYLLAARLLDVPPEQCLVFEDTDLGVAAATAAGMASVRVPPPWQR, encoded by the coding sequence GTGCTGCCCCTGCCGCCCGGTGACTTCCGGGCCTACCTCTTCGACTGCGACGGCACCATCGTCGACTCCATGCCGGTGCACCACCTGGCCTGGCGGGCGGCGCTCGACGAGTGGGGCTGCGACCTGCCCGAGGACCTCTTCTACGCCTGGGGTGGCCGCCCGGTGGCCGACATCGTCGTCGACCTCAACGCGCGGCACGGGCTGAGCATGCCGGTCGAGCTGGTGGCCCGTCGTCGGGAGGACGCCTACCAGAGCTTCCTGCCGCAGCTCACCGCTGTGCCGGGGGTGCTGGCGCACATCGAGCAGGCGTACCGGCGGGTGCCGTTCGCGGTGGTCTCCGGCAGCACCCGCGAGTCGGTGACCGCCTCGCTCACCGCGCTCGGCCTGCTCGACCGGTTCGACGCGCTGGTGTGCGCGGAGGACTACGCGCGGGCCAAGCCGGACCCGGAGTGCTACCTGCTGGCGGCCCGGCTGCTCGACGTACCGCCGGAGCAGTGCCTGGTCTTCGAGGACACCGACCTGGGGGTCGCGGCGGCGACGGCGGCGGGCATGGCCTCGGTCCGCGTCCCGCCGCCCTGGCAACGCTGA
- a CDS encoding TetR/AcrR family transcriptional regulator yields MGTETTGPRERYRAQVRAEIKQRAWEQLATTGVSALSLKAIAEQLGMSGPALYRYFASRDELITALIRDAYRSLADALRAAADAGADIAGLARAVRAWALDEPQRYLLIYGTPVPGYHAPDDTTAISGEIMATVLDGYRRRDVPPSGRRFETHLDAHRGWAADPTLPAAALRQALAFWTRVHGVLSLELAGHFAGMGFDPGLLFDDEIDDLLRH; encoded by the coding sequence ATGGGCACCGAGACGACCGGTCCACGGGAGCGGTACCGCGCCCAGGTACGGGCGGAGATCAAGCAACGGGCGTGGGAGCAGCTCGCCACCACCGGCGTGTCGGCGCTGTCCCTCAAGGCGATCGCCGAGCAGCTCGGCATGAGCGGCCCGGCCCTCTACCGGTACTTCGCCAGCCGGGACGAGCTCATCACCGCGCTGATCCGCGACGCCTACCGCAGCCTCGCCGACGCGCTGCGGGCCGCCGCCGACGCCGGAGCGGACATCGCCGGGCTGGCCCGCGCCGTGCGCGCCTGGGCCCTCGACGAGCCCCAGCGCTACCTGCTGATCTACGGCACACCCGTGCCCGGCTACCACGCCCCCGACGACACCACCGCCATCTCCGGCGAGATCATGGCGACGGTGCTCGACGGGTACCGCCGGCGCGACGTCCCGCCGTCGGGGCGACGGTTCGAGACCCACCTCGACGCGCACCGCGGCTGGGCCGCCGACCCGACGCTGCCGGCCGCGGCACTCCGTCAGGCCCTGGCCTTCTGGACGCGGGTGCACGGCGTCCTGTCGCTGGAGCTCGCCGGCCACTTCGCCGGGATGGGCTTCGACCCCGGCCTGCTGTTCGACGACGAGATCGACGACCTCCTGCGCCACTGA
- a CDS encoding SRPBCC family protein: protein MSSTTHPVISCDGQGVDPAARIRYRSETLIHAPLHTVWHLQTDVERWPTWQAPVTGIERLDAGELRAGSAFRWTTPVPETPITPAATLVITSTVTHLTPYRCIRWAGPAIGDGLRIDNGVHVWTFTEVADGVLVRTEETWTGDQVEADTATSTAYLGYGLEAWLTDLKTAAEKAATDPGGDAPTSGD from the coding sequence ATGTCATCGACCACGCACCCGGTGATCAGCTGCGACGGGCAGGGGGTCGACCCGGCCGCCCGCATCCGCTACCGCTCCGAGACGCTGATCCACGCGCCGCTGCACACCGTCTGGCACCTCCAGACCGACGTCGAGCGCTGGCCCACCTGGCAGGCGCCGGTCACCGGCATCGAGCGCCTCGACGCCGGTGAACTGCGCGCCGGGTCGGCCTTCCGCTGGACCACCCCGGTCCCGGAAACCCCCATCACCCCGGCCGCCACGCTGGTCATCACCTCCACCGTCACGCACCTGACGCCGTACCGGTGCATCCGGTGGGCCGGTCCGGCGATCGGCGACGGACTGCGCATCGACAACGGCGTGCACGTCTGGACCTTCACCGAGGTCGCCGACGGGGTGCTGGTCCGCACCGAGGAGACCTGGACCGGCGACCAGGTGGAGGCCGACACCGCGACCTCCACCGCCTACCTCGGGTACGGGCTGGAGGCGTGGCTCACCGACCTCAAAACCGCCGCCGAGAAGGCCGCGACCGACCCCGGCGGGGACGCGCCGACCAGCGGGGACTGA
- a CDS encoding DUF4926 domain-containing protein translates to MKLFDVVRLDSDLSEEGLLRGAEGTIIEVYEKPEPAYEVEFTDGTTAAVLPELLSPRWSARPRRGRSRPSRRRF, encoded by the coding sequence GTGAAGCTGTTCGACGTGGTGCGGCTCGACAGTGACCTTTCTGAGGAGGGGCTGCTGCGGGGGGCCGAGGGCACGATCATCGAGGTGTACGAGAAGCCCGAGCCCGCGTACGAGGTGGAGTTCACCGACGGCACCACGGCCGCCGTCCTGCCGGAGCTGCTCAGTCCCCGCTGGTCGGCGCGTCCCCGCCGGGGTCGGTCGCGGCCTTCTCGGCGGCGGTTTTGA
- a CDS encoding DUF6883 domain-containing protein produces MPAPTADAGDVGPQVDEHAAMRRVVAREYADALGKRYEPPSGEADVEKKPGFENVEIDKRKISEYVMNAGHPDGRHTFRVINSATGLTAGDADQIEAQIRAGVRNGTPVAGKSDEHGQRWSVDVPVTGPAGAMTVRTGWIVEPGSDQPRLTTVSLLPTGR; encoded by the coding sequence GTGCCCGCCCCGACGGCCGATGCGGGTGATGTGGGGCCGCAGGTCGACGAGCACGCGGCCATGCGCCGGGTGGTCGCCCGCGAGTACGCCGACGCGCTCGGCAAGCGGTACGAACCACCGAGTGGCGAGGCGGATGTCGAGAAGAAGCCCGGGTTCGAGAACGTGGAGATCGACAAGCGCAAGATCTCCGAGTACGTGATGAACGCCGGGCATCCGGACGGGCGGCACACGTTCCGGGTGATCAACTCGGCCACCGGGTTGACGGCCGGGGACGCCGACCAGATCGAGGCGCAGATCAGGGCCGGCGTCAGGAACGGCACACCGGTCGCCGGCAAGAGCGACGAGCACGGTCAGCGCTGGAGCGTCGACGTGCCGGTGACCGGGCCGGCCGGCGCCATGACGGTGCGGACCGGATGGATCGTCGAGCCCGGCAGCGATCAACCACGCCTGACCACCGTTTCGCTCCTGCCGACGGGTAGGTGA
- a CDS encoding ATP-binding protein, with product MTGAGPLLARLAVSRVVELPRRPPSARDDAGTDVSRRQRLAGIVSAYHAGEALLLGWHRAAAAEPVEVFAAGGISGGPDPRGLTPLSLPPGALGRPYTGPDLLGKLRAVPCWTRVAGLSDGLLTDDPTLRDEDVRPTLDECLLHVWHPGFTWFVLAEPVPPAEIGTVARQVALEERQAQSKAQSPEQAIAAARLQRRHRELQQGRSTGMWRVHLLAGGDSPAAAGAVAGLLCASADLGRQPYALAPTGVTGDLDKILALDDVPDSPVLAGSPLLASLAVAPVEEVSGLRFAMRPEFDVTPETAGQGVGAVSVGAVLDRTGTPVGALELPRGSLNRHVFVCGATGAGKSQTVRHLLEGVTAHGLPWLVVEPAKAEYRQMADRIGGPRVIVVRPGDTEAPPAGFNPLRPAEGFPLQTHLDLTRALFLAAFAADEPFPQVLSAALTRCYEDLGWDLALGEARVPGHHPRYPTLGDLQRTAEVVVDQIGYGKEITDNVRGFIRVRLSSLRLGTTGRFFEGGHPLDLAGLMRHNVVFEIEDVGDDRDKAFLMGGLLIQLTEHLRVLHRRDPSLAGQGLRHLSVFEEAHRLLRRTEQPGPAAHAVELFAALLAEIRAYGEGLVIAEQIPAKLVPDVVKNTAIKIMHRLPAADDRAAVGATVNLTDRQSQFLVTLPPGTAAVFADGMDQPVLVRMPDGASRERGGRTPTAPVTAVIGRRSGTCGASCRGTACTLRDMRTAQRYLEDEPWLAVWAELGVLGHLTGWPTPALRAHRIRQLLDLPPRLRECAMSHAVDEAVAARSPVLSTRADPASVARHVLDAMAGYLDGVFVCADEELAFLARPYRWSRLADILHAASTADPSAPRHPLSTSWASVYGREIPGETVGAQAATVRRWLDDDIADPAVRRTVALGTRTPGTLERAVGGVFEAEAWAERITSVLAENFVRCHWPERYLVASHA from the coding sequence GTGACCGGTGCCGGTCCGCTGCTCGCACGGCTCGCGGTCAGCCGGGTCGTCGAGCTGCCGCGCCGGCCACCGTCCGCCCGGGACGACGCGGGAACGGACGTCTCCCGGCGGCAACGGCTGGCCGGCATCGTCTCGGCCTACCACGCCGGGGAGGCTCTGCTGCTCGGCTGGCACCGGGCCGCCGCCGCCGAGCCGGTCGAGGTGTTCGCGGCCGGCGGGATCAGCGGTGGGCCGGACCCGCGCGGGCTGACCCCGCTGTCCCTGCCACCTGGTGCGCTCGGCCGCCCGTACACCGGCCCGGACCTGCTCGGGAAGCTACGCGCGGTGCCGTGCTGGACCCGGGTGGCCGGGCTGAGCGACGGTCTCCTGACCGACGACCCGACGCTGCGCGACGAGGACGTCCGGCCCACGCTGGACGAGTGCCTGCTGCACGTCTGGCATCCCGGGTTCACCTGGTTCGTGCTGGCCGAACCGGTCCCGCCGGCCGAGATCGGCACCGTCGCCCGGCAGGTCGCGCTGGAGGAGCGGCAGGCGCAGTCCAAGGCGCAGTCGCCGGAGCAGGCGATCGCCGCGGCCCGGCTGCAACGCCGGCACCGGGAGCTGCAACAGGGCCGGTCCACCGGGATGTGGCGGGTCCACCTGCTGGCCGGCGGCGACTCGCCGGCAGCGGCCGGCGCGGTCGCCGGGCTCCTCTGCGCCTCCGCTGACCTGGGCCGCCAGCCGTACGCGCTGGCACCCACCGGGGTCACCGGCGACCTGGACAAAATCCTCGCCCTGGACGACGTACCCGACTCCCCGGTGCTGGCCGGCTCCCCGCTGCTCGCCTCGCTGGCGGTGGCACCGGTCGAGGAGGTGTCCGGCCTGCGGTTCGCGATGCGCCCCGAGTTCGACGTCACCCCGGAGACCGCCGGTCAGGGCGTGGGCGCGGTGTCCGTCGGGGCGGTCCTGGACCGTACCGGAACACCGGTCGGTGCCCTGGAACTCCCGCGCGGCAGCCTGAACCGGCACGTCTTCGTCTGCGGGGCGACCGGCGCCGGCAAGTCGCAGACCGTGCGGCACCTGCTGGAGGGCGTTACCGCCCACGGGTTGCCGTGGCTGGTGGTGGAGCCGGCCAAGGCGGAGTACCGGCAGATGGCCGACCGGATCGGCGGGCCGCGGGTGATCGTCGTCCGTCCCGGCGACACCGAGGCACCCCCGGCCGGCTTCAACCCGCTGCGCCCGGCCGAGGGCTTCCCGTTGCAGACCCACCTGGATCTGACCCGGGCGCTGTTCCTCGCCGCGTTCGCGGCCGACGAGCCGTTCCCGCAGGTCCTCAGTGCGGCGCTGACCCGCTGCTACGAGGACCTGGGCTGGGACCTGGCGCTCGGCGAGGCCCGGGTGCCCGGTCACCACCCGCGCTACCCGACGCTGGGCGACCTGCAACGCACGGCGGAGGTCGTGGTCGACCAGATCGGGTACGGCAAGGAGATCACCGACAACGTCCGGGGGTTCATCAGGGTCCGGCTCTCCAGCCTGCGCCTCGGCACCACCGGCCGGTTCTTCGAGGGCGGCCATCCGCTGGACCTCGCCGGCCTGATGCGGCACAACGTGGTCTTCGAGATCGAGGACGTCGGCGACGACCGGGACAAGGCGTTCCTCATGGGTGGCCTGCTGATCCAGCTCACCGAACACCTGCGGGTGCTGCACCGCCGGGATCCGTCGCTGGCCGGGCAGGGGTTGCGCCATCTCAGTGTGTTCGAGGAGGCGCACCGGTTGCTGCGGCGCACCGAGCAGCCGGGGCCGGCGGCGCACGCGGTGGAGTTGTTCGCCGCGCTGCTGGCCGAGATCCGGGCGTACGGCGAGGGGCTGGTCATCGCCGAGCAGATCCCCGCCAAGCTCGTACCGGACGTCGTGAAGAACACCGCCATCAAGATCATGCACCGGCTGCCGGCCGCCGACGACCGTGCGGCGGTCGGTGCCACCGTCAACCTCACCGACCGCCAGTCCCAGTTCCTGGTCACCCTCCCGCCGGGCACTGCGGCCGTGTTCGCCGACGGGATGGACCAACCCGTCCTGGTACGCATGCCCGACGGCGCCTCCCGGGAGCGGGGTGGCCGGACGCCGACCGCCCCGGTCACCGCGGTCATCGGCCGCCGGAGCGGGACGTGCGGGGCGTCCTGCCGGGGCACGGCGTGCACGCTGCGCGACATGCGGACGGCACAGCGCTACCTGGAGGACGAGCCCTGGCTGGCGGTGTGGGCCGAACTCGGGGTGCTCGGCCACCTGACCGGCTGGCCCACGCCGGCCCTGCGGGCGCACCGGATCCGGCAGCTCCTCGACCTGCCGCCCCGGCTGCGGGAGTGCGCGATGTCGCACGCGGTGGACGAGGCGGTGGCGGCGCGCTCGCCGGTGCTGTCGACCCGGGCGGATCCGGCGTCGGTCGCCCGGCACGTGCTGGACGCGATGGCCGGCTACCTGGACGGGGTGTTCGTCTGCGCGGACGAGGAGTTGGCGTTCCTGGCCCGCCCCTACCGGTGGTCCCGGCTCGCCGACATCCTGCACGCGGCGTCGACGGCGGACCCGTCGGCCCCACGCCATCCCCTGTCCACCTCGTGGGCCTCGGTCTACGGCCGGGAGATCCCCGGCGAGACGGTCGGCGCGCAGGCGGCGACGGTACGCCGGTGGCTCGACGACGACATCGCGGATCCGGCGGTACGGCGGACCGTGGCGCTGGGGACGCGGACGCCCGGGACGTTGGAACGGGCGGTGGGCGGGGTGTTCGAGGCGGAGGCCTGGGCCGAGCGGATCACATCGGTGCTGGCCGAGAACTTCGTCAGGTGCCACTGGCCCGAGCGCTACCTGGTGGCGTCCCATGCCTGA
- a CDS encoding SigE family RNA polymerase sigma factor, with amino-acid sequence MADSIDDQFREFVRTRSPALLRTAFLLTGDRHLAEDLVQDALAKTHRGRRRLADPGHFEAYTRTAMYHQQVSWWRRRRVAESLPGELADVAQPGSDHAHRTDLKLALHQALAQLTQRQRAVLVIRFFEDRSEAEAAQLLQCSVGTVKSQTSKALARLRQLAPELLATVMEEA; translated from the coding sequence ATGGCGGACTCGATCGACGATCAGTTCCGGGAGTTCGTCCGGACCCGCTCGCCGGCGTTGCTCCGGACGGCCTTCCTGCTGACCGGCGACCGTCACCTCGCCGAGGACCTGGTGCAGGACGCGCTGGCCAAGACCCACCGGGGCCGGCGACGGCTGGCCGACCCGGGGCACTTCGAGGCGTACACCCGGACCGCGATGTACCACCAGCAGGTGAGCTGGTGGCGGCGTCGCAGGGTGGCCGAGTCCCTGCCCGGGGAGCTGGCCGACGTGGCGCAGCCCGGCAGCGACCACGCCCACCGGACCGATCTCAAGCTCGCCCTGCACCAGGCGCTCGCCCAGCTCACCCAGCGGCAGCGCGCGGTGCTGGTGATCCGCTTCTTCGAGGACCGCAGCGAGGCCGAGGCCGCGCAGCTGTTGCAGTGCTCGGTCGGCACGGTCAAGAGTCAGACCAGCAAGGCGCTGGCCCGCCTGCGGCAGCTGGCACCCGAGCTGCTGGCGACCGTGATGGAGGAGGCCTGA
- a CDS encoding DUF4407 domain-containing protein: MTTKIWSRTNQPAGRNPLTWFFLWCSGVDRNLIDTRVERFRYVGVGVFIVLIASVAGVMFTLFGTVINGGFTPLLLPFAVGWALLVFWADRSIVAEPRYGDLDPGRPGTWRKRLGPHLFQYLFRVAIAVGSALLVTEAALLLMFQPEIRREMDAARIEQVAAVQALDRHGETRQIAELRSKIEANDKQVAAAEKQVATAADKMSGEIGGGTGTRRPGYGPIAAARKRELEQLRKSANATRTRVDQENKALRDKIGTLENGRQSRISASVEAIDQDRGWITQEKALQRFLKANRDSWMVQWIPWVLRVTFLAIDLLPVSLKLFARPTLYDRRLRAQASVVAYRTAQKRQVERDAVDQAMDLERIRANTRYDLTREEESFRKSSRLGYLRDDRW; encoded by the coding sequence ATGACGACCAAGATATGGAGCAGGACGAATCAGCCGGCCGGGCGTAATCCCCTCACCTGGTTCTTCCTCTGGTGTTCCGGTGTCGACCGGAACCTGATCGACACCCGGGTGGAACGGTTCCGCTACGTCGGCGTCGGCGTCTTCATCGTGCTGATCGCCAGTGTCGCCGGGGTCATGTTCACCCTCTTCGGCACCGTCATCAATGGTGGCTTCACCCCCCTGCTGCTGCCGTTCGCGGTCGGCTGGGCGCTGCTGGTCTTCTGGGCGGACCGCTCGATCGTGGCCGAGCCCCGGTACGGCGACCTCGACCCGGGCCGTCCGGGCACCTGGCGGAAGAGGCTGGGTCCACACCTTTTCCAGTACCTCTTCCGGGTGGCCATCGCGGTCGGCAGCGCGCTGCTGGTGACCGAGGCGGCGCTGCTGCTGATGTTCCAGCCGGAGATCCGGCGGGAGATGGACGCGGCCCGGATCGAGCAGGTGGCCGCGGTGCAGGCCCTCGACCGGCACGGTGAGACCCGGCAGATCGCCGAACTCCGGTCCAAGATCGAGGCGAACGACAAGCAGGTCGCCGCCGCGGAGAAGCAGGTCGCCACCGCTGCCGACAAGATGTCCGGGGAGATCGGGGGCGGCACCGGCACCCGCCGTCCGGGGTACGGCCCGATCGCGGCGGCGCGGAAGCGGGAGCTCGAACAGTTACGGAAGAGCGCGAACGCCACCCGCACCAGGGTGGACCAGGAGAACAAGGCGCTCAGGGACAAGATCGGCACCTTGGAGAACGGCCGGCAGAGCCGGATCAGCGCCAGTGTCGAGGCGATCGATCAGGACCGTGGCTGGATCACCCAGGAAAAGGCGCTGCAACGCTTCCTGAAAGCGAACAGGGACAGCTGGATGGTGCAGTGGATTCCCTGGGTGCTGCGGGTGACCTTCCTCGCGATCGACCTGTTGCCGGTGTCCCTGAAACTGTTCGCCCGCCCCACCCTCTACGACCGGCGGTTGCGGGCGCAGGCGTCGGTGGTGGCGTACCGGACCGCCCAGAAACGACAGGTCGAGCGGGACGCGGTCGACCAGGCCATGGATCTCGAACGGATCCGGGCCAACACCCGCTACGACCTGACCCGCGAGGAGGAGAGCTTCCGCAAGTCGAGCCGGCTGGGCTACCTCAGAGACGACCGCTGGTGA
- a CDS encoding P-loop NTPase family protein, with product MSESTQALIERYQRWAERVRADAQAATVPGELIETQRELIGYAFELENAARAPITVGVVGEFSTGKSLLLGALLGNPELLPAASNATTGNVTALRLSAGPPGSAVAVTGASVSLLSGTQIEASAGFILAKIASVVAETRLPVDVAPLRDYNPVRDGWHVFEQWCRRFIWPDVENPELHEAAVLGIRDSAWELLRIRNALDRAGALVDPVNPGVSRPVSLGEYAAALAIDDLRTLPTRFPVRPPTVPLAAGSELTSGVLRELFPLVGRVNLQISVPAGQWPVHELAGLWEVEFLDFPGLNARGAARDDFLSASMLRPVHTILIVVRAERPDTEVPTRFLALLAGHGRGRDELADAAIVVNNMFDLLPPPAAPARPTTVAQLAAGHVGLRAVLDTGRDLTGGHPDRVAMTSLLYAIDVHRMPLRPGGALAATLSTHRPVVGSRMSGWRAAADAVTPREPAEPLSDALVAVGEDGGVRALRAMISKHVSEHGVRLKLEALRRHTDALHHLTTRLAWHDHDGARATADGVVADLLQLSKDLGEAERTIKNRVGWLRPGTGDPTWQRHLDEALEELRVEVAAIVYRWSGWDETFAAARTGRVVPPVRSARPRPPAAPGGGRVHTERRPHTDHDRPQPGPSGSPLLLGTEELHTPFGDFVRDASRVAGRLFGRLADRWVREVSERLEVIWAQSPDPLAEPGRSAALAALDPDGGANRRSWLDSLAHLRWVTELTGRQREVLADPPELEWPAARQLFPLLPAQRMPWAPAAATDPSGRPTSPPDAFGNDQGGDVIRLMRMRQELTDGVLQLARQRLSHELTQLADAIETEIFEVHQEIPRTATIDRLDTDRAEGTTPGGSRRSSGSTWHQLLQDWPDELRPSNRRDER from the coding sequence ATGTCAGAGAGCACACAGGCGCTGATCGAGCGCTATCAGCGCTGGGCGGAACGGGTCCGTGCGGACGCGCAGGCCGCGACCGTGCCGGGCGAGCTGATCGAGACACAGAGGGAGCTGATCGGGTACGCCTTCGAGCTGGAGAACGCCGCTCGGGCACCGATCACGGTCGGCGTGGTGGGCGAGTTCAGCACCGGCAAGTCGCTGCTGCTCGGTGCCCTGCTGGGCAATCCGGAACTCCTTCCGGCGGCGTCGAACGCGACCACCGGCAACGTGACCGCCCTGCGGCTGAGCGCCGGTCCGCCGGGCTCGGCGGTGGCGGTGACCGGCGCGTCGGTCAGCCTGCTCTCCGGTACCCAGATCGAGGCCAGCGCCGGCTTCATCCTCGCGAAGATCGCCTCCGTGGTCGCGGAGACCCGGCTGCCGGTCGACGTCGCACCGCTGCGTGACTACAACCCGGTACGCGACGGCTGGCACGTCTTCGAGCAGTGGTGCCGCCGCTTCATCTGGCCGGACGTGGAGAACCCGGAGCTGCACGAGGCGGCGGTGCTCGGTATCCGTGACTCGGCCTGGGAGTTGCTGCGGATCCGCAACGCCCTGGACCGGGCCGGTGCCCTGGTCGATCCGGTCAACCCGGGCGTCTCCCGGCCGGTGAGCCTCGGCGAGTACGCCGCCGCGTTGGCCATCGACGATCTCCGGACCCTGCCGACCCGGTTCCCGGTCCGCCCGCCGACGGTGCCGCTGGCGGCCGGCAGCGAGCTGACCTCCGGCGTACTGCGGGAGCTGTTTCCCCTGGTCGGCCGGGTGAACCTACAGATCTCCGTGCCGGCCGGGCAGTGGCCGGTGCACGAGCTGGCCGGGCTGTGGGAGGTGGAGTTCCTCGATTTTCCCGGGCTGAACGCGCGGGGCGCCGCCCGGGACGACTTCCTCTCCGCCAGCATGCTGCGCCCGGTGCACACCATCCTGATCGTGGTGCGGGCGGAACGGCCGGACACCGAGGTGCCGACCAGGTTCCTCGCCCTACTCGCCGGGCACGGACGCGGCCGGGACGAGTTGGCTGACGCGGCGATCGTGGTCAACAACATGTTCGACCTGCTGCCACCACCGGCCGCGCCGGCCCGGCCGACCACCGTGGCACAGTTGGCGGCGGGGCACGTCGGGCTGCGGGCGGTGCTGGACACCGGGCGGGACCTGACCGGAGGCCATCCGGATCGGGTGGCGATGACCAGCCTGCTCTACGCGATCGACGTACACCGGATGCCGTTGCGGCCCGGCGGGGCGTTGGCCGCGACGCTCAGCACGCACCGCCCGGTGGTCGGAAGCCGGATGTCGGGCTGGCGGGCGGCGGCCGACGCGGTCACCCCCCGGGAGCCGGCGGAGCCGCTGAGCGACGCGCTGGTCGCGGTCGGCGAGGACGGCGGGGTACGCGCCCTCCGGGCGATGATCAGCAAGCACGTGTCGGAGCACGGGGTACGACTCAAGCTGGAGGCGCTGCGCCGGCACACCGACGCGCTGCACCACCTCACCACCCGGTTGGCCTGGCACGACCACGACGGGGCCCGGGCCACCGCCGACGGGGTGGTGGCCGACCTGCTCCAGCTCAGCAAGGATCTCGGCGAGGCGGAACGGACGATCAAAAACCGGGTGGGCTGGTTGCGGCCCGGTACCGGCGATCCGACCTGGCAGCGGCACCTGGACGAGGCGCTGGAGGAGCTGCGGGTCGAGGTGGCCGCCATCGTCTACCGCTGGTCCGGTTGGGACGAGACGTTCGCGGCGGCGCGCACCGGTCGGGTCGTCCCGCCGGTGCGGTCGGCCCGCCCACGGCCACCCGCCGCACCCGGCGGCGGGCGGGTGCACACCGAGCGGCGCCCGCACACCGACCACGACCGTCCGCAGCCCGGCCCGTCCGGCAGCCCGTTACTACTCGGCACCGAGGAGCTGCACACGCCGTTCGGTGACTTCGTCCGGGACGCCTCCCGGGTCGCCGGGCGGCTCTTCGGCCGGCTCGCCGACCGCTGGGTACGGGAGGTTTCCGAACGGCTGGAGGTGATCTGGGCGCAGAGCCCGGATCCGCTGGCCGAGCCGGGTCGGTCGGCGGCACTGGCCGCGCTCGACCCGGACGGTGGCGCCAACCGCCGGAGCTGGCTGGACAGCCTGGCCCACCTGCGCTGGGTGACCGAGCTGACCGGGCGGCAGCGGGAGGTGCTGGCCGACCCGCCCGAGCTGGAGTGGCCAGCGGCGCGGCAGCTGTTTCCCCTGTTGCCGGCGCAGCGGATGCCGTGGGCACCGGCGGCGGCCACCGACCCGTCCGGCCGGCCCACATCACCTCCCGACGCCTTCGGCAACGACCAGGGCGGTGACGTGATCCGGCTGATGCGGATGCGTCAGGAGCTCACCGACGGGGTGCTCCAGCTCGCCCGGCAACGCCTGTCACACGAGTTGACGCAGCTCGCCGACGCGATCGAGACGGAGATCTTCGAGGTGCACCAGGAGATCCCCCGGACCGCCACCATCGACCGGCTCGACACCGACCGCGCCGAGGGTACGACGCCCGGCGGTAGCCGCCGCAGCAGCGGTTCCACCTGGCACCAACTGCTACAGGACTGGCCGGACGAGCTGCGGCCGTCGAACCGGAGGGACGAGAGATGA